One Fundulus heteroclitus isolate FHET01 chromosome 11, MU-UCD_Fhet_4.1, whole genome shotgun sequence DNA segment encodes these proteins:
- the LOC118564482 gene encoding olfactory receptor 146-like isoform X1: MDTFCYHTPTHGLKDSRMVMNNKSGEIYTFNSFTLQLESLNVSEESRYAVFLFIILSYLFIIVANVGVAVLVFVDRSLHQPMYLLFCNLSANDVLGNSVVLPRLLLDILRPPSERLIGYYECVLQAFIIHMFNTTSHTVLMIMAFDRYVAIGNPLRYSAIMSNKMLLKLTAGAWGAAFVLVGILLGLTVRLSRCRTFMQSLYCNNAALFLLSCENIFVNNVYGLTFTVVLFTASIGSMVVTYTKITVVCLTSKNKTLNSKALKTCSTHLLVYLIMFFSGIIIIILHRYPQYSEEKKIAAVLYHIIPGALNPIIYGMQSKEIRKYFSRMFYSNKVLMSS; encoded by the exons ATGGACACCTTCTGCTACCACACCCCCACACATGGTCTCAAAGACTCCAGGATGGTCATGAACAACAA gTCAGGGGAAATCTACACCTTCAACAGCTTCACGCTGCAGCTGGAGAGTTTAAACGTCTCAGAGGAGTCTAGATAcgctgtgtttctttttattattctctccTATCTGTTTATTATTGTTGCCAATGTTGGGgttgctgttttggtttttgttgaTAGGAGCCTTCATCAGCCCATGTACCTCCTGTTTTGTAATTTATCAGCAAACGATGTTTTAGGGAACTCTGTTGTGCTTCCTCGCTTGCTTCTGGACATCCTGAGGCCTCCCTCTGAACGCCTCATCGGCTATTATGAGTGTGTCCTACAGGCTTTCATCATACACATGTTTAACACAACTTCCCACACCGTGCTTATGATCATGGCCTTTGACAGATACGTTGCCATCGGTAATCCTCTGCGTTACTCTGCAATAATGAGCAATAAGATGCTGCTGAAGCTGACAGCCGGTGCCTGGGGAGCGGCTTTTGTTCTGGTCGGGATTCTGCTGGGTCTGACCGTGCGGCTGAGCCGTTGTAGGACTTTTATGCAAAGCCTGTACTGTAACAACGCTGCATTGTTTCTGCTCTCAtgtgagaacatttttgttaataacgTCTATGGCCTCACGTTCACTGTGGTCCTCTTTACAGCATCAATAGGCAGCATGGTTGTCACCTACACTAAGATCACAGTTGTCTGTCTGACCTCCAAGAACAAGACGTTGAACAGTAAAGCCTTGAAGACCTGCAGCACTCATCTGCTTGTTTATCTGATCATGTTTTTCAGTggaatcatcatcattattctGCATCGCTACCCTCAGTACtcagaagagaagaaaattGCTGCTGTCCTGTATCACATCATTCCTGGCGCTCTCAATCCCATCATTTATGGCATGCAGTCCAAAGAGATACGgaaatatttttctaggatgtTTTATTCCAATAAAGTTTTGATGTCATCTTAA
- the LOC105921147 gene encoding olfactory receptor 2K2-like, which produces MENLTMGAPLKQPIVFELVGFDVPPGQGPFLFFLALCAYMVVLLGNGVVICVIVMDRNLHRPMFVMICHLVVCDLLGATAVLPHLMMHFLTGQKNISYLPAIAQGFCVHTYGVAMQTILGVMAYDRYIAVCEPLRYHSIMTSARLHSCCALAWMVALLLIAVLFSFHMNVPLCGRILQHVYCSNRIIMNLACTPTPISNIYGLSMTWTVSTGMFIIIAFSYFRILSACLKQGQSDSSIRSKAFQTCTSHLVVYVFYQIASLVIIVSYRFPSASQNMKKFLSILFIIIPPAINPIIYGLVSRDLRTSIFQQFSTRTCRKN; this is translated from the exons ATGGAGAACCTAACGATGGGCGCTCCCCTCAAACAGCCGATTGTGTTTGAACTAGTGGGTTTTGATGTTCCACCAGGACAAGGTCCATTCTTGTTCTTCTTGGCCCTGTGTGCCTACATGGTGGTGCTACTGGGGAACGGTGTGGTGATCTGTGTTATTGTGATGGACAGGAACCTGCACAGACCCATGTTTGTAATGATCTGTCACCTGGTGGTCTGTGACCTGCTGGGGGCCACAGCGGTGCTTCCTCACCTCATGATGCACTTCTTAACGGGGCAGAAGAACATCTCCTACCTCCCAGCTATTGCTCAGGGCTTCTGTGTGCACACATATGGTGTTGCAATGCAGACTATTCTGGGAGTGATGGCCTATGACAG GTACATCGCGGTGTGTGAACCTCTCAGGTATCACTCCATCATGACTTCAGCCCGGCTGCACAGCTGCTGCGCTCTGGCCTGGATGGTGGCCCTGCTGCTCATCGCTGTGCTCTTCTCCTTCCACATGAACGTCCCGCTGTGTGGCCGAATCCTCCAACACGTCTACTGCAGCAACCGGATCATCATGAACCTGGCCTGCACACCGACCCCCATAAGCAACATCTATG GTTTATCCATGACCTGGACCGTGAGCACGGGCATGTTCATCATCATCGCGTTTTCCTATTTCAGAATACTCAGTGCTTGTCTTAAACAAGGCCAATCCGACAGCAGCATCCGTTCAAAGGCCTTCCAGACATGCACATCCCACCTTgttgtttatgtgttttatcaAATAGCTTCATTAGTCATAATTGTTAGTTACCGATTTCCTTCTGCCTCCCAAAACATGAAGAAGTTCCTCAGCATCCTGTTCATCATCATCCCCCCAGCTATCAACCCTATCATCTATGGGCTGGTCAGTAGGGACTTACGGACCAGCATCTTTCAGCAGTTTTCTACCAGAACCTGCCGCAAGAACTGA
- the LOC118564483 gene encoding olfactory receptor 13C2-like, whose amino-acid sequence MELLMSESPRDANQLFFSPRSSTINGTSEHADVTFFIIQGLANLTENKMIFFTILLLVYIIILGGNGLIIFVTLNDPKLFSPMYFFLHNLSFVDVLFTTSIMPNMLAGFLVDQLTISYSGCFLQMYFFIGLSVTGRAILTVMAYDRYVAICNPLRYTAIMTRPVQVLLVVGAWGFGALCTLPAITMALQQRYCGPNVVRHGWCDPSSVRRLVCGDTSADNIVSLTSALVALLTTGVLILTSYVLISVAMSRMGVAQRLKALGTCTAHLTVVSFSYSAASFIYISYRVGNVSAEVRIIVSVLYSALTPFLNPIIYSLRNKELRDAIRRIGTRFRPAVMSAPKNIQTVT is encoded by the exons ATGGAGCTGCTGATGTCTGAAAGCCCCAGAG ATGCAAACCAGCTGTTTTTTAGCCCCAGATCCAGCACCATCAATGGCACCAGCGAGCATGCTGACGTCACCTTTTTCATCATTCAGGGCCTTGCTAACCTCACCGAAAACAAGATGATCTTTTTTACCATCCTGCTGCTGGTTTACATCATCATCCTGGGAGGAAACGGCCTGATCATCTTTGTG ACCCTGAATGACCCGAAGCTTTTCTCTCCCATGTATTTCTTCCTCCACAACCTGTCCTTCGTGGACGTATTGTTCACCACCAGCATCATGCCCAACATGCTGGCCGGCTTCCTGGTGGACCAGTTGACCATCTCCTACTCAGGCTGCTTCCTACAGATGTACTTCTTCATCGGGCTGTCTGTGACCGGCCGTGCCATCCTAACCGTCATGGCCTATGATCGTTACGTGGCCATCTGCAACCCTCTTCGCTACACCGCCATCATGACCCGGCCCGTCCAGGTGCTTCTCGTTGTAGGTGCCTGGGGATTCGGGGCTCTCTGCACTCTGCCGGCCATTACCATGGCCCTGCAGCAGCGTTATTGTGGCCCAAATGTGGTCCGGCACGGCTGGTGTGACCCATCTTCTGTTAGGCGTCTGGTGTGCGGTGACACGTCAGCGGATAACATTGTGTCACTTACCTCTGCTCTGGTGGCCCTGTTGACCACCGGAGTCCTCATCCTCACCTCCTATGTGCTCATTTCTGTGGCCATGTCCAGGATGGGTGTTGCTCAGAGGCTGAAGGCTTTGGGGACGTGTACCGCCCACCTGACTGTGGTGTCCTTCTCCTACAGCGCAGCCTCATTTATCTACATTTCCTACCGAGTGGGAAACGTTTCAGCAGAG GTACGCATCATTGTGTCCGTGCTGTACTCCGCTCTGACGCCCTTCCTCAATCCCATCATCTACAGTCTGAGGAACAAGGAGCTGCGAGACGCCATCAGGAGGATCGGGACGAGGTTCCGACCGGCGGTCATGTCTGCACCAAAGAACATCCAGACTGTGACCTGA
- the LOC105921148 gene encoding olfactory receptor 13C7-like has protein sequence MENNTLGPSMLLLEGLKVTPQSSIPAFVLLLLIYVFVMLSNIGLMTMITLERSLHQPMFLLFCNMGANDALGATAIVPRLLSDVFTPTSRRYIHYSSCALQAFCAHVHASAAHTVLMIMAFDRYVAICNPLRYPTIMTNRTVVKLSVSAWAVAVVMVVVLVGLSVRLSQCRAVIFNPFCDNASLFKLSCEDVVINNIYGLAYTVVLLGSSLGSIVLTYLRIAMVCLTNRSRSKNSRALQTCATHLILYIIMFASGGAIVLLHRFPDLSDQRKWASILFHVVPPAMNAIIYGLQIKAVRQKIFIMFTKNTVADGK, from the coding sequence ATGGAAAACAACACTTTAGGTCCAAGCATGCTGCTCCTGGAGGGGTTAAAGGTCACCCCCCAGTCCTCTATCCCAGccttcgtcctcctcctcctcatctacGTCTTCGTGATGCTGTCAAACATTGGCCTGATGACCATGATCACCCTGGAGAGGAGCCTCCATCAGCCTATGTTCCTGCTGTTCTGCAACATGGGCGCCAACGACGCGCTGGGAGCCACGGCCATCGTCCCTCGCCTGCTGAGCGACGTCTTCACGCCGACCTCACGCAGGTACATCCATTACAGCAGCTGCGCCCTGCAGGCGTTCTGCGCTCACGTCCACGCCAGTGCTGCCCACACCGTGCTCATGATCATGGCCTTCGACCGCTACGTGGCCATCTGCAACCCGCTGCGCTACCCGACCATCATGACCAACAGGACGGTGGTGAAGCTGTCGGTGTCGGCCTGGGCCGTGGccgtggtgatggtggtggtccTCGTGGGCCTCAGCGTGCGGCTGTCCCAGTGCAGGGCGGTCATATTCAACCCGTTCTGTGACAACGCCTCGCTGTTCAAACTGTCCTGTGAGGACGTCGTCATCAACAACATCTACGGCCTCGCGTACACGGTGGTTCTGTTGGGCTCCTCGCTCGGCAGCATCGTACTCACCTACCTGAGGATCGCCATGGTGTGTCTCACCAACAGGAGCCGGAGTAAGAACAGCCGGGCCCTGCAGACCTGTGCCACTCACCTCATCCTCTACATCATCATGTTTGCATCAGGAGGCGCCATCGTACTTCTTCACCGTTTTCCCGACTTATCGGATCAGAGGAAGTGGGCCTCTATCTTGTTCCATGTGGTTCCTCCCGCTATGAACGCCATCATCTACGGACTGCAGATCAAAGCTGTCCGCCAGAAGATTTTCATCATGTTTACCAAGAATACGGTGGCAGATGGGAAATGA
- the LOC105921146 gene encoding olfactory receptor 4E1-like: MENITYNSLTLQLEGLSISNDSPQLMFVFLLFSYVFIIVANVGIAFMIIFDNSLHQPMYLLFCNLPFNDVLGNSIMVPRVLADILRPPSERLISYYECVAQAFTTHIFGTASHTVLMIMAFDRYVAICNPLRYSAIMSNRMVLKLTVSAWGVAFVLVGILLGLTVRLNRCRTLISNPYCDNASLFKLSCESVVINNIYGLTFTVVLFTSSIGSIVLTYTRITVVCLTSRNKSLNSKALKTCSTHLVVFLIMVFNGMSIITLHRFPQYSDFRKLCTIFFHIIPGSLNPIIYGVQSTEIKKLLSKLKRMLPHP, from the coding sequence ATGGAAAACATCACGTACAACAGCTTGACTCTCCAACTGGAGGGCTTAAGCATCTCTAATGATTCACCACAACTcatgtttgtctttctcttATTCTCGTATGTTTTTATTATAGTTGCAAATGTGGGAATTGCTTTTATGATTATCTTTGATAATAGCCTCCATCAGCCTATGTACCTGCTATTCTGTAACCTGCCATTTAATGATGTTCTAGGTAACTCCATCATGGTGCCGCGTGTTCTTGCAGATATTTTACGACCTCCCTCTGAGCGTCTCATCAGTTACTATGAATGCGTGGCTCAGGCTTTTACTACACACATTTTTGGCACCGCTTCCCACACGGTGCTCATGATCATGGCCTTTGACCGATACGTGGCCATCTGTAATCCTCTGCGTTACTCTGCAATAATGAGCAACAGAATGGTGCTGAAGCTGACCGTCTCTGCCTGGGGGGTGGCCTTTGTTCTGGTCGGGATTCTGCTGGGTCTGACCGTACGGCTGAACCGATGCAGGACTCTGATCTCTAACCCGTACTGTGACAACGCCTCACTGTTCAAGCTGTCCTGTGAGAGCGTGGTCATCAATAACATCTACGGCCTGACCTTCACCGTGGTTCTGTTCACATCGTCTATAGGCAGCATCGTCCTCACCTACACCAGGATCACTGTTGTCTGTCTGACCAGCAGGAACAAGTCTCTGAACAGCAAAGCCCTGAAGACCTGCAGCACCCACCTGGTGGTGTTTCTCATTATGGTGTTCAACGGGATGTCTATCATCACTCTGCACCGCTTCCCTCAGTACTCAGACTTCAGAAAACTCTGCACCATCTTCTTCCACATTATCCCTGGCAGCCTGAACCCCATCATTTATGGTGTTCAGTCCACAGAAATCAAGAAGCTCTTGTCCAAACTGAAGAGGATGCTACCACATCCATGA
- the LOC118564482 gene encoding olfactory receptor 146-like isoform X2 → MVMNNKSGEIYTFNSFTLQLESLNVSEESRYAVFLFIILSYLFIIVANVGVAVLVFVDRSLHQPMYLLFCNLSANDVLGNSVVLPRLLLDILRPPSERLIGYYECVLQAFIIHMFNTTSHTVLMIMAFDRYVAIGNPLRYSAIMSNKMLLKLTAGAWGAAFVLVGILLGLTVRLSRCRTFMQSLYCNNAALFLLSCENIFVNNVYGLTFTVVLFTASIGSMVVTYTKITVVCLTSKNKTLNSKALKTCSTHLLVYLIMFFSGIIIIILHRYPQYSEEKKIAAVLYHIIPGALNPIIYGMQSKEIRKYFSRMFYSNKVLMSS, encoded by the exons ATGGTCATGAACAACAA gTCAGGGGAAATCTACACCTTCAACAGCTTCACGCTGCAGCTGGAGAGTTTAAACGTCTCAGAGGAGTCTAGATAcgctgtgtttctttttattattctctccTATCTGTTTATTATTGTTGCCAATGTTGGGgttgctgttttggtttttgttgaTAGGAGCCTTCATCAGCCCATGTACCTCCTGTTTTGTAATTTATCAGCAAACGATGTTTTAGGGAACTCTGTTGTGCTTCCTCGCTTGCTTCTGGACATCCTGAGGCCTCCCTCTGAACGCCTCATCGGCTATTATGAGTGTGTCCTACAGGCTTTCATCATACACATGTTTAACACAACTTCCCACACCGTGCTTATGATCATGGCCTTTGACAGATACGTTGCCATCGGTAATCCTCTGCGTTACTCTGCAATAATGAGCAATAAGATGCTGCTGAAGCTGACAGCCGGTGCCTGGGGAGCGGCTTTTGTTCTGGTCGGGATTCTGCTGGGTCTGACCGTGCGGCTGAGCCGTTGTAGGACTTTTATGCAAAGCCTGTACTGTAACAACGCTGCATTGTTTCTGCTCTCAtgtgagaacatttttgttaataacgTCTATGGCCTCACGTTCACTGTGGTCCTCTTTACAGCATCAATAGGCAGCATGGTTGTCACCTACACTAAGATCACAGTTGTCTGTCTGACCTCCAAGAACAAGACGTTGAACAGTAAAGCCTTGAAGACCTGCAGCACTCATCTGCTTGTTTATCTGATCATGTTTTTCAGTggaatcatcatcattattctGCATCGCTACCCTCAGTACtcagaagagaagaaaattGCTGCTGTCCTGTATCACATCATTCCTGGCGCTCTCAATCCCATCATTTATGGCATGCAGTCCAAAGAGATACGgaaatatttttctaggatgtTTTATTCCAATAAAGTTTTGATGTCATCTTAA